DNA sequence from the Streptomyces sp. HUAS 15-9 genome:
GACTCGCTGGTGCAGCGGTATCTCCAGGACACGGGCGAGTATCCGAAGTCCGTCGGCCTCACGGTGTGGGGCACGTCCGCCATGCGCACCCAGGGCGACGACATCGCCGAGATCCTGGCGCTGCTGGGGTGCCGTCCGGTGTGGGACGACGCGTCGAGGCGCGTGACCGGGTTCGAGATCGTGTCCCTGGAGGAGCTCGGCCGGCCGCGCATCGACGTCACCGTCCGTATCTCGGGCTTCTTCCGGGACGCGTTCCCGCACGTGGTCGGGCTGATCGACGACGCGGTGCGGGCCGTGGCCGAGCTGGACGAACCCACCGAGCGGAACTTCGTGCGCGCCCACGCCGACGAGGACACCGCCGAGCACGGCGACCGACGGCGCGCGACGGCCCGGGTCTTCGGTTCGAAGCCGGGGGCGTACGGCGCCGGGCTGCTGCCGCTGATCGACGCCCGCAACTGGCGCTCCGACGCGGACCTCGCCGAGGTGTACGCGGTGTGGGGCGGCTACGCCTACGGACGGGGGCTCGACGGGCGGGCGGCCCGCGGGGACATGGAGACGGCGTTCCGGCGGATCGCGGTGGCGGCGAAGAACGTCGACACCCGCGAGCACGATCTCGTCGACGCCGACGACTACTTCCAGTACCACGGCGGCATGGTGGCCATGGTGCGGCACCTGACGGGGGCGAGCCCCGAGGCGTATGTGGGCGACTCCGCCGTACCGGATCAGGTGAAGACGCGGACCCTCGGCGAGGAGACGCACCGGGTGTTCCGTGCCCGCGTGGTGAACCCGCGCTGGATGGCGGCCATGCGGCGGCACGGCTACAAGGGCGCCTTCGAGATGGCGGCGACCGTGGACTACCTCTTCGGGTACGACGCGACGGCGGGCGTGGTCGACGACTGGATGTACGAGAAGCTCAGCGCCGAGTACGTCTTCGACGCGGAGAACCGGGACTTCATGAAGAAGTCCAACCCCTGGGCGCTGCGCGGGATCACGGAGCGCCTGCTGGAGGCGGCCGACCGCGGGCTGTGGGCCGAGCCGGACGCCGACACCCTGGAGCGGCTGCGGGCCACCTACCTGGAGCTGGAAGGCGACTTGGAGGGCGACGAGAAGTGAGTACCCCCTTTCCGTTCACGGCCGTCGTCGGCCAGGACGACCTGCGGCTCGCGCTGCTGCTGAACGCCGTGTCGCCGGCGGTCGGCGGTGTGCTGGTGCGCGGCGAGAAGGGCACCGCCAAGTCGACGGCCGTACGGGCCCTTTCGGCGCTGTTGCCCGAGGTCGGCGTCGTCTCCGGCTGCCGTTTCTCCTGTGACCCCGGCTCCCCCGACCCCGCCTGCCCGGACGGGCCGCACGAGCCGGGGGCGTTCGAGTCACGTCCTGCGCGCATGGTGGAGCTGCCTGTCGGGGCCTCCGAGGACCGGCTGGTGGGCGCCCTGGACATCGAGCGGGCGCTCGCCGAGGGCGTGAAGGCCTTCGAGCCCGGCCTGCTCGCCGACGCGCACCGCGGGATCCTGTACGTCGACGAGGTCAACCTGCTCCACGACCATCTCGTCGACCTGCTCCTTGACGCCGCCGCGATGGGCGCCTCCTACGTCGAGCGCGAGGGCGTCTCCGTGCGGCATGCCGCCCGCTTCCTGCTCGTCGGCACCATGAACCCGGAAGAGGGCGAGTTGCGCCCGCAGTTGCTCGACCGGTTCGGGCTGACCGTCGAGGTCGCGGCCTCGCGGGAGCCGGACCAGCGGGTGGAGGTCGTACGGCGACGGCTGGCGTACGACGACGACCCCGACGGTTTCGCCGCGCGGTGGGCCGGCGAGGAGGCTGCCGTACGGCAACGGATCGTGGCGGCGCGGGAGTTGCTGCCGTCGGTGCGGCTGGGCGACGGGGCGCTGCGGCAGATCGCGGCCACCTGTGCCGCCTTCGAGGTGGACGGTATGCGGGCCGACATCGTGATGGCGCGTACGGCGACCGCGCTGGCGGCCTGGGCGGGGCGGACCGATGTGCTCGCCGAGGACGTGCGTCAGGCGGCCCTGCTGGCGCTGCCGCACCGGCGCAGGCGGAACCCCTTCGACGCGCCGGGACTCGACGAGGACAGGCTCGACGAGACGCTGGAGGAGTTCTCGGGCGACGGCGAGGACGATTCCGAGCCCGATCCCGACGGTGGTGGACCGGGCGGGGGCGGCGGGCAGCCCGCGCCGGACGCCGGTCCGCACGGCGGTGACACGGCTGCCCGGCCCGAGACCGGTGAGGGCGGCGAGCCGCAGGCGTCCGGCGCCGCAGAGCAGTCCCCCGTCCGCGCCGCAGAGCCCTTCCGGGCCAAAGTGCTGAGCGTGCCCGGGATCGGCGAGGGCGCCGCCGGACGGCGCTCGCGGGCACGGACCGAGCACGGGCGCACGACGGGGGCGCGGCGGCCGCAGGGCAAGCTCTCCAAGCTGCACCTGGCGGCCACCGTCCGGGCGGCGGCACCGCATCAGCGGACGCGGGGCCGCTCCGG
Encoded proteins:
- a CDS encoding putative cobaltochelatase, translated to MSTPFPFTAVVGQDDLRLALLLNAVSPAVGGVLVRGEKGTAKSTAVRALSALLPEVGVVSGCRFSCDPGSPDPACPDGPHEPGAFESRPARMVELPVGASEDRLVGALDIERALAEGVKAFEPGLLADAHRGILYVDEVNLLHDHLVDLLLDAAAMGASYVEREGVSVRHAARFLLVGTMNPEEGELRPQLLDRFGLTVEVAASREPDQRVEVVRRRLAYDDDPDGFAARWAGEEAAVRQRIVAARELLPSVRLGDGALRQIAATCAAFEVDGMRADIVMARTATALAAWAGRTDVLAEDVRQAALLALPHRRRRNPFDAPGLDEDRLDETLEEFSGDGEDDSEPDPDGGGPGGGGGQPAPDAGPHGGDTAARPETGEGGEPQASGAAEQSPVRAAEPFRAKVLSVPGIGEGAAGRRSRARTEHGRTTGARRPQGKLSKLHLAATVRAAAPHQRTRGRSGPGLVVRRDDLRQASREGREGNLVLFVVDASGSMAARQRMGAVKGAVLSLLLDAYQRRDKVGLVTFRGKDAQVALPPTSSVDAAAARLESLPTGGRTPLAAGLLKAHEVLRVERLRDPARRALVVVVTDGRATGGPEPVALAGRAARLFAAEGVASVVVDCESGPVRLGLAAQLAGELGGTAVTLDELRADSIAGLVRNVQGTSRRAA